The Calditrichia bacterium genomic interval CCGCTCAAAAAATTGATGGAACAAACCGATCGCGTCCGGCTCGTTGGTCCGGGAACGGATTTGCGGTTTTCCATCAAAGGCATTCCGGTGATCGGCTGCGCCGGAACCCACAATATTCCCGATGGCGAAGTGTTTACCGCGCCGGTTCGCGATTCCGTGAACGGACAAATTTCTTACAACACTCCCACCATTTATCAGGGCACTACATTTACAGATGTAAAACTAACCTTCGAAAATGGCAAAATTGTTGATGCAACATCGGACAAACCCGAAAAAATCAACGAAATTTTTGATACGGATGAAGGCGCCCGTTACGTTGGCGAGTTTGCGATTGCGTTCAATCCATACATCACCGAACCGATGCTCGATATTTTATTCGATGAAAAAATCGCCGGTTCATTCCATTTCACACCCGGTAAAGCATACGAAGATGCATTTAATGGCAACGTTTCCAACATCCATTGGGATATGGTGGTTCGCCAGACCAAAAATCTCGGCGGCGGCGAAATCTGGTTCGATGATGTGCTCATTCGCAAAGACGGCATTTTTGTGATCGACGAACTGAAAGGATTGAATCCGGAAAACCTGAAGTAAGCGGACGGATTCACCCATTTTCTACAAACTTTATTTTGGGGCGAGCAAGTTGTTCGCCCTTTTTTTCGTCGTGACAATTCTTTACATTTTCAAACAGCAATTGATTTGGTTTTAACACCCACCTTTTCATAAATTCCAAAATGCAAACGAACGTAAATATTCCGTCCCGGTTAAAGCGCATCGCGATTGCGCTGGTTGCCATTACACTGTTGCCGGCATTGTTAATGCTGCTGAAAGAGTGGTCGTATCTCAACGAAAACCAGCGGATGATCGACGAAATTTACCGCCAGCGACTGGAAACGATCCTTTTTTCGGTGAACCAATATGCCTGGGATGTGGTCAACAGTTGGGCCGGCGAGGTGACGCAGATTCAGCAGCACAATATTAACAATCCCAGTGAGCAGCAACTGGAACAGTTGTTGAGTCGCAACCGCTCGCTGCAAGCCATATTTTTCACCGATTCGCTGGGTGCCCAAATGCAGTTTTTTCAAGGGCTTGGCAACAGCGAAAACCCGGAACGTCGTCCGGCACATTTTCAGGAATTGATGAAAACCAATACGCAATTGCTGGGCAAATTGCGCCGCTATCGCGAATCCGGTTACCGAAAATTGCAGCCGCTCAGTGCGGACAGCAGCAGCGGTTTAACCTCGCTGATTTTCCCGATCGAATCGCCGATTAACGCCGAAATACGCTTTGCCGGACTGGTGCTCTCGCCCCGCGAATTTATCGAGAATGAGCTATTTCCGAAAATGCAGGAAGTGGGCGGCGACCGTTTTTTGATGGCGTGTATTTCCGACGATGAGCAATTTTCGTTCGCCAACGCGCCGGCAATCGATCTGGACGCTGCCACCCGAAAACAGGAAATTTGGCTGTTTCCCGATTACGAACTGGCGATTCGCGAACGCGGTGAAACGCTGGAAGAAATGGCGCAATCGTGGTTCAAAGTTAATTTGATGCTGGTATCGCTACTGGTGCTGCTGATGGTTGGTGCGGGCTGGTTTATTTTCCGAACCGTTCGGCAGGAAATGGCGCTGGCACAGCTCAAATCCGATTTCGTTTCGAACATTTCCCACGAGCTGCGCACGCCGCTGGCGCTGATCCGCATGTATGCGGAAACGCTGGAAATGGGGCGCATTCCCAACGAGGAGCGCAAAAGCGAATACTACCGGATTATCGGGCAGGAAAGCGAACGGCTCACCCATTTGGTGAACAATATTTTGAATTTTTCGCGAATTGAAGCGGGCAAAAAAGCGTATCATTTGCAACCGGTTGTGCTGAATGACATTGTGGAGCGGGTGCTGGAAAGCTATCGCTTTCATCTTGAAAATAAAGGATTTACGCTGGAAACAAATTTGTCGCAATCGCTACCGGAAATTCAGGGCGATATGGACGCACTCAGTGAAGCGGTGATAAATCTGGTCGATAACGCCGTGAAATACAGCGAGACCGAACACTGGGTCAACATCGCAACGGGACTGGAAAACGGGCAGGTTTTTGTGGAAATCAGCGATCGCGGCATCGGCATTCCGCCGAAAGAGCAGCAGCGTATTTTCGAGAAATTTCATCGCGCATCGGATGCGCTGGTGCACAACACAAAAGGCAGTGGATTGGGACTTTCGCTGGTGCAGCATATCGTCCGGGCGCACAACGGCGATATCCAGCTCAGCAGCCAGCCCGGAAAAGGCAGCCGTTTCCGGCTGTTATTTCCCGCTGCACCGGATGACCATTAGCGTGTGATCGTCCACCCGCGCGTGGCTGCCGTAAAACTGGTTGAGCGCCGCATCCACATTCTGCTGAATGGCCGTTGCGGTTTTCCCGCGCAACCCGTTTAGTTTATCGAGCAGTTGTTTTTCCTCAAATTGCAGCACTCCCTCGCCGTCGGATTTGGGGCGATTGGCTTCGATAACGCCATCGGTGTAAAATACCAGCGTATCGCCGGCGGACAAATCCAGTGAAACACTTTCCAGATTTTTTTCGAACAAGGTTTCTTTCGCGCTCAGCCCGATTCCCAATCCTTTCGATTTGAGAAAACGGATCGGCGACCGGTAATCGCCGGGCATTAGTACCGGTTCCGTGTGTCCGGCGCGAACGAACGTAACCTTATTATTTTCAACATCTAACATCCCGATAATCAACGTTACGAAAATCTGGCGATCACCAACTTTTGTGGCGAAATAATTATTCAATTGCTGGCAGATTTGCCCCGGATCATCGGTAAACTGGCTGGAAAACCGGATGAGGCTCATGCACTGCGCCATGTAAAGCGCGGCTGAAGAACCTTTGCCGGACACATCGCCGATGGTGAATAAAATGCGTGTCGGCTGACCATTCGCATCATTTTTCACGCTGAAAATATCGTAAAAATCGCCGCCGACTTCGGTGGCGGTGTGCAACACAGCAGCCACTTCGAAACCCGGCGTTTGCGGCAAATGGTGCGGCAACAGCCCGATTTGCACATCACGGGCATTTTGCAATTCAAATTGCAACCGGTCTTTTTCGCGGCGTTCTTCCATCGTTTCTTTGAGCCGCTCGCCCATTTTGTTAAAGCTTTGCCCAAGTTCAACAAATTCGTCATTGCCTTCAAAATGAATCTGGTAATCCAGATTTCCGGCGGAAATTTGTTGAATGCCATCGCGCAATTGTTTGAATTTTTTGATGATAATTTTGTGAATTTGCGTGCCGAATCCGATCATTCGTTGAATGATAAAAAAGTTCAGCAGCAAATAAACCAGCAATGCAATAGCGATTACCGTGAGCAAATCGTTCCATTGGAATGTTGGGCGAACTTGCAACACCACATCAAAAACAGCAAATTTGCCAGTGTTGCGGTCTTCCCAAATCGGCACAAACACCCGTCCGAAAGTAAATTTCCAATATTGCAAAAAACCGAAAGTCACTTGGGAATTGTTTAATTCGCCGGATGAGGAATCGCGAATCGGCACCGCTAAAGGATTAATTCTACTGTAGTTAATTAGCCCGACTGGAAAAATATGCATATCCTGTTCGATCTGCCACAAATCGAATCTGCGATAATGCCAGAGCCACTGGTCATCGCCTGCGGGATAAAACAGCAGCTCCGATCCACCCAAATACCGCTGCGGATTGGCAATTTCACGGGCTAAAAATGTGGTATCAATTTTGGTGAGGGTCAGGGTTTCCGTGCTGTCCTCCGTTTCCGTTCGTGCGAACAAAAAATAATCGCCGCTTAACGAATCATCTGGAAACGGGTTGTTTTGCGGCACCAGTCGCAGAACGCCTTTTCTGGGCAAAAAACGGGCATTTATCGGCTCGTAACCGTCCAGTTTTATCGTTGCTTCGGAATCGATATAGGTAAAATGATGCAGTTTTTCCGATTCCGGCGCGGCTGTTGCTGATTGCAGAAAATCCACAATTCGTCCGCGAACGGTTTGTGCCTGCCACGTGGTAATGAAGCTGTAAAATATTAGAATCAGTGAAACCAGTTGAATCAACTGTGGAATTGATGACTGAAATAAACCGGAAATTTTTAATTTCCGCGCCAGCGATGCGTGGTTGTAAATGAGAATCGCCGGAATTTTGATGACCACAGCGAGCACATACGCCCGGAGATATTGGTAAAACACGCCGGGCAATTCGAACCAGATTTCCTGGTAAAGAAAGGTACGCTCGCCAACGTCGGCAACCGGATTCAGCCAAAAGAGTATTTGCAAAATCGCCAAGAATATGCCGCCGTAAATCAAACACTCAATTTGATTTAGCCGATCCAGCCAACTGGTTTGTTTCAGGAAAATGAGCACTAAAATCGCCTGAAAAACGATGCTCAGAAAATAGCTTTCCGAATCGAGCATTGACGCAATCGGAAATCGCAGCAGCAACAGCCAGATCAGCACCCAGCCTTTTCCGGTGGTGTTGACCAAAATGAGCAAAGCCAGCGTAAGCTCGAGCAGCACCAAAAACAAAATCTGGAAGGAATTGCTGAACACACCGGTTTGCAAATCATCAACTATTGAAACAGGAGACGGCAGGATAAACCGAACCAGCAAATATTCGATCAGCCAAAGACCGGCTAAAAAACTCCACAGCGCTTCACTGGGTGGTTTCAACTGTTTTTTTAACAGATGAACCAATTTGAACAGCAGAAAAATGTGCACAAAAGCGACAACTGAATGCAATGTTTTGGGCAAATCCGGCGAGAAAATATAGAAAAATGTTACAAAGAAGCCAGCAGCGTACAGCAAAAACCGTTTATCCAGCCAGTTGAACTGGCGGATCTGCTCCCAAAATTGCTCAATTTGCTCGGTGATGTTCACTTTTTCAGTTGACAACGATGGATTCCCGGAAAGCGTTGGTTGTTTACTCATCAGATCTGTCGATCCGTCCGCGATTGCGTTTGATATCTGAACGATGTTTTTTCTGTGCAATTCGTTTTTGCTTTGCAGCAAAACTTGGTTTGGTTTTACGGCGCTTTTTCACAGGTGTTGCCGCTATTCGCAAAATTTCTACCAGCCGTTGAATGGCGGCGGAACGATTTTTTTCCTGTGAACGGAATTCGCGGGCGACAATCAGCAGATCGCCGGCATCCGTGAGCCGGTTGCCCAATTTCGCCAAAAACAAATCACGAACATCTTCTGAAAATGTGGTTGCGTTTAGCACATTAAATCGCAACTGGACCGCCGTTGAAACCTTGTTGACATGCTGCCCACCCGGTCCCGATGAGCGAATAAATCGCAATTCGATGTCGTTTTCATCGATAAAAATATTGTCTGTAACATCAATCATATCAAAATCTTAGATTTTTAAAAAACAAAGAACAATAACCGCCGGCCGATCGCCAAAGCCACGATCAGAATCAGGTGCGAAAAATCGGCAACTCGACCGTCGGATAGTGTAATGGGTTTGATAATTCCGCGGATAAAATCCAGCATCGGTACAAAAATCCGGTCGAGCAATTCGCGGATTTTTACCACTTCTTCCCGATAGGAATGCACAAAATTATTCATGATCCAATGGGCAATCACACCCAGAATTAACACATTTACTGCAAAATTAATAAGTGCTGACACTATTCTCGCCTCCATTTTGTGTTGCGGTAGAAGATACGGCGAAACCGCATGTTTTTCAATAATTAACTGATGTTCCGCCATTTCCGGTTATGGCAATTCCGCCCGGTGAAACTTCCCCATCTATTTGACAGTTGAGATATGGAGAATATTTTTGTATTATTGATGCGCAAATATGACAGAAAACAAAAGCGAGCTAAATTGAGATCATTTGACGAATATTCCGGTTTACCACCTCATATTAACACCCACCAGTGGGCATGGCAAAAACCCAAACGCGTGTGGGTGAATGTTCTATTATTTATTGTTACTATTTTTAGCACAATGGCTGCCGGCGCCGGTTTTCAGGGATACAGTTGGTTGGCAATGTGGGAAGAACCCTCGCTGATTTTTAACGGCTGGCCTTATTCGCTGGCGGTGCTGCTCATTTTGACAACCCACGAATTCGGGCATTATTTTGCCGCGGTTTATCACCGGATGAACGTTACGTTACCGTATTACATTCCTTTGCCGATTCCCGATTTATTTCATTTTGGAACGATGGGTGCGTTTATCCGCATCAAATCGCCTATTCCCCATCGCGTTGCGTTGATGGACGTTGCCGTTGCCGGACCGATCATGAGTTTTATTTTCAGCATTATTTTTCTGGCTGTCGGATACAGTATTTTGCCGGATGAAACGGTCGTTCGCGATTTTATCGATACGGTTCACGGACGGTTGGGCATTACGCCGGACCAGATTGCGCAGGATGGTTTGACGCTAACGATGGGCAAATCGCTGCTGTTCAGCTATTTTAATGATGTTGTGGGCGGCGGCAAAATTCCGATGAGCGAAATTTACCATTTTCCCTTTATTTTTGCCGGATGGGTGGGTTTTCTGGTAACGGCAATCAACTTGATTCCCATCGGGCAGTTGGACGGCGGACATGTGGTTTACGCTCTTTTCGGTAGAAATGCGCGATATTTCAGCTACTCCGCTTTTGGTGCGCTCGGTGGTTTGACCCTGTTTTTCTATTTTCAACGCGGTTCTGAGGGCATTGTCTGGCTGCCGTGGATGATTATTTTAACCCTTATCGGGCTGCGCCACCCGCCAACAGCCAACGACGATTTGCCCATCGATGCCAAAAGAAAATGGTTCGGCTGGGCGTGTATCATTATATTTTTATTGTGTTTCGCGCCGCTGCCGGTTCATTTGGAATAATTTTTTTGTGCTATTCTGAAAAATTTGATATTCAACAAAACGGAGAAATCACCGAATGGTGCTTTGGACCATCGCAATTTTTATGACCATTGTTTTTCTGGCGATGCTGCTGCTCGTTCTTTTTCGAAAAATTCAGTTCGACGCAGTGCACCGCAATTTTTTGGATTTTGAGGATGAGTTCGGCGGCAACATCGACCGCAGAGGCTTTGCGGTTCGCCCGAAATACAACGGCATTTACAAAGGTCAACCGTTTGCCATTTCGTTCACGTCGGAAAAAGACCAGCAAATCCGGCGCTATTATATTGTGATCACCATGAAAGGGCATTCGCAGAAAAATTTTACCATCATGTCGCGGGAATGGCTGGGCAACGGGAAAATGGACGAAGAACGCCAGCGCGATGCGTTGCCGATAAACAACGATCGTTATTTGCTGGAATCGCCGAATGTTAAGATTATTAAAAAACTGGATGTTAGCGCCATCGAAAATATTATTGAAACAATGGAGCCGTTCGCGTGGATGCTGGTTGGCAAGAGCCAAATGCTGTTGGAACGCGCCTCCCAAAACATCGTCGAAGATACCAAAATTGAAGCGCTTCGCCCGTTGTTGGAAGGGCTTTTCCGGCTTCAGGAAACCACAGGATAACCATGTCATCTACCGAAAATCCGGTTTTTCAACCGGTGCCACCCACCTTTCAGGCGGGTTATGTTGCCGTTATCGGCTTGCCAAATGCGGGCAAATCGACCCTGCTCAATCACTTAATTGAACAAAAATTATCGATCGTAACGGATAAACCGCAAACCACCCGCAAAAATGTGTTGGGCATTCTGAACGCGCCCGGCTATCAAATAGTATTCATGGATACGCCCGGAATGATCGACCCGCGTTACAATCTGCAGGAAATGATGATGCGGTTTGTAAAAACAGCCATCAACGATGCAGATTTGCTGGTTTACGTGCTGGATGTTTCCGATAAACGCCAAAAACCTGAAACCGTTCGCGATTTGCTCAGCGGTGCAAAAGGCAGACCGGTGTTGCTGGCGCTCAACA includes:
- a CDS encoding aminopeptidase, which gives rise to MKDPRIDKLAKVLVRHSTKLQPGDKVLIEAFDIPNELVQSLIKEAVSAGAQPFVWVKQREIDRQMLLSATADQLKKLGEHELALMQQMDAYIGIRGGMNVNELSDIPQDKMRMYQDYVLKPVHFEERVNRTRWCILRYPNASFAQLAGKSTEAFEDFFFDVCTLDYDRMEKATQPLKKLMEQTDRVRLVGPGTDLRFSIKGIPVIGCAGTHNIPDGEVFTAPVRDSVNGQISYNTPTIYQGTTFTDVKLTFENGKIVDATSDKPEKINEIFDTDEGARYVGEFAIAFNPYITEPMLDILFDEKIAGSFHFTPGKAYEDAFNGNVSNIHWDMVVRQTKNLGGGEIWFDDVLIRKDGIFVIDELKGLNPENLK
- a CDS encoding HAMP domain-containing histidine kinase is translated as MQTNVNIPSRLKRIAIALVAITLLPALLMLLKEWSYLNENQRMIDEIYRQRLETILFSVNQYAWDVVNSWAGEVTQIQQHNINNPSEQQLEQLLSRNRSLQAIFFTDSLGAQMQFFQGLGNSENPERRPAHFQELMKTNTQLLGKLRRYRESGYRKLQPLSADSSSGLTSLIFPIESPINAEIRFAGLVLSPREFIENELFPKMQEVGGDRFLMACISDDEQFSFANAPAIDLDAATRKQEIWLFPDYELAIRERGETLEEMAQSWFKVNLMLVSLLVLLMVGAGWFIFRTVRQEMALAQLKSDFVSNISHELRTPLALIRMYAETLEMGRIPNEERKSEYYRIIGQESERLTHLVNNILNFSRIEAGKKAYHLQPVVLNDIVERVLESYRFHLENKGFTLETNLSQSLPEIQGDMDALSEAVINLVDNAVKYSETEHWVNIATGLENGQVFVEISDRGIGIPPKEQQRIFEKFHRASDALVHNTKGSGLGLSLVQHIVRAHNGDIQLSSQPGKGSRFRLLFPAAPDDH
- a CDS encoding SpoIIE family protein phosphatase produces the protein MSKQPTLSGNPSLSTEKVNITEQIEQFWEQIRQFNWLDKRFLLYAAGFFVTFFYIFSPDLPKTLHSVVAFVHIFLLFKLVHLLKKQLKPPSEALWSFLAGLWLIEYLLVRFILPSPVSIVDDLQTGVFSNSFQILFLVLLELTLALLILVNTTGKGWVLIWLLLLRFPIASMLDSESYFLSIVFQAILVLIFLKQTSWLDRLNQIECLIYGGIFLAILQILFWLNPVADVGERTFLYQEIWFELPGVFYQYLRAYVLAVVIKIPAILIYNHASLARKLKISGLFQSSIPQLIQLVSLILIFYSFITTWQAQTVRGRIVDFLQSATAAPESEKLHHFTYIDSEATIKLDGYEPINARFLPRKGVLRLVPQNNPFPDDSLSGDYFLFARTETEDSTETLTLTKIDTTFLAREIANPQRYLGGSELLFYPAGDDQWLWHYRRFDLWQIEQDMHIFPVGLINYSRINPLAVPIRDSSSGELNNSQVTFGFLQYWKFTFGRVFVPIWEDRNTGKFAVFDVVLQVRPTFQWNDLLTVIAIALLVYLLLNFFIIQRMIGFGTQIHKIIIKKFKQLRDGIQQISAGNLDYQIHFEGNDEFVELGQSFNKMGERLKETMEERREKDRLQFELQNARDVQIGLLPHHLPQTPGFEVAAVLHTATEVGGDFYDIFSVKNDANGQPTRILFTIGDVSGKGSSAALYMAQCMSLIRFSSQFTDDPGQICQQLNNYFATKVGDRQIFVTLIIGMLDVENNKVTFVRAGHTEPVLMPGDYRSPIRFLKSKGLGIGLSAKETLFEKNLESVSLDLSAGDTLVFYTDGVIEANRPKSDGEGVLQFEEKQLLDKLNGLRGKTATAIQQNVDAALNQFYGSHARVDDHTLMVIRCSGK
- the arfB gene encoding aminoacyl-tRNA hydrolase; the protein is MIDVTDNIFIDENDIELRFIRSSGPGGQHVNKVSTAVQLRFNVLNATTFSEDVRDLFLAKLGNRLTDAGDLLIVAREFRSQEKNRSAAIQRLVEILRIAATPVKKRRKTKPSFAAKQKRIAQKKHRSDIKRNRGRIDRSDE
- a CDS encoding YggT family protein; this translates as MSALINFAVNVLILGVIAHWIMNNFVHSYREEVVKIRELLDRIFVPMLDFIRGIIKPITLSDGRVADFSHLILIVALAIGRRLLFFVF
- a CDS encoding site-2 protease family protein yields the protein MRSFDEYSGLPPHINTHQWAWQKPKRVWVNVLLFIVTIFSTMAAGAGFQGYSWLAMWEEPSLIFNGWPYSLAVLLILTTHEFGHYFAAVYHRMNVTLPYYIPLPIPDLFHFGTMGAFIRIKSPIPHRVALMDVAVAGPIMSFIFSIIFLAVGYSILPDETVVRDFIDTVHGRLGITPDQIAQDGLTLTMGKSLLFSYFNDVVGGGKIPMSEIYHFPFIFAGWVGFLVTAINLIPIGQLDGGHVVYALFGRNARYFSYSAFGALGGLTLFFYFQRGSEGIVWLPWMIILTLIGLRHPPTANDDLPIDAKRKWFGWACIIIFLLCFAPLPVHLE